From the genome of Candidatus Electrothrix communis, one region includes:
- a CDS encoding EpsG family protein → MWPYWLMYTIPAFVALSGNSRERSWPPWILLGLFFTICIGFRLQVGGDWGAYLRYYDQEIGRAFTDPIKGDPGYILLNRLMAHWDWKVYGVNFVCGLFFISGLIVFCRGLYRSWLGFAVAVPYLVVVVAMGYSRQGVALALIFWALAYLEKGKFISYVLFIIVAALFHKTAIIMIPLGIFLYRHGWLYRIMAVVLISAGLWDALVAKEVDHLWSAYVEQQMYSQGAFIRVAMNSVAALFLLKYWKQWKQVYPNALLWLWMAYGAIACVFVVGFATTAVDRLALYITPLQVVVFSRLPFLARKEYHPDTMTVWILFGYGAVLFVWLNFATHAGYWLPYRNILFE, encoded by the coding sequence ATGTGGCCGTATTGGCTTATGTACACTATTCCTGCTTTTGTGGCCTTGTCTGGAAATTCTAGGGAACGCTCTTGGCCACCTTGGATACTCTTGGGGCTTTTCTTTACGATTTGTATCGGCTTCAGGCTTCAGGTCGGTGGTGATTGGGGCGCTTATCTGCGGTACTATGATCAAGAAATTGGCAGGGCATTTACTGACCCCATAAAAGGTGATCCCGGTTATATCCTGTTAAATCGCCTGATGGCCCATTGGGATTGGAAAGTATATGGGGTTAATTTTGTCTGCGGATTGTTCTTCATTAGTGGGTTGATAGTCTTTTGTCGGGGCTTATATCGTTCCTGGCTGGGTTTTGCGGTGGCGGTGCCGTATTTGGTTGTTGTGGTGGCAATGGGGTACTCTCGGCAGGGCGTGGCGCTTGCTCTGATCTTTTGGGCACTGGCCTATCTTGAAAAGGGCAAATTCATCTCCTATGTGCTGTTCATTATTGTTGCCGCCCTGTTTCATAAGACGGCAATTATTATGATCCCGTTAGGGATTTTTCTTTACCGGCACGGATGGTTATATCGAATCATGGCAGTCGTTCTGATTTCTGCCGGATTATGGGATGCTCTGGTGGCCAAGGAGGTGGATCATCTCTGGAGCGCCTATGTTGAGCAGCAGATGTATTCCCAAGGTGCTTTTATTCGAGTGGCGATGAATTCTGTGGCAGCACTTTTTCTGCTCAAGTATTGGAAGCAGTGGAAGCAGGTGTATCCCAATGCATTACTCTGGTTATGGATGGCCTATGGAGCAATAGCCTGCGTTTTTGTGGTTGGATTTGCTACTACAGCTGTGGATAGATTAGCTCTCTATATCACCCCGTTGCAGGTGGTTGTCTTTTCTCGTCTCCCCTTTCTTGCCAGAAAAGAATATCATCCTGATACAATGACAGTATGGATTTTATTCGGCTATGGAGCTGTCCTCTTTGTCTGGCTGAATTTTGCCACCCATGCCGGATATTGGCTCCCATATCGGAATATTCTTTTCGAGTAG